In Rhodothermus sp., the genomic window GCGTAAGGATTGTCCGGAGAAGACATTTATCCCGGCGCCGCCCGACAATGGCTGTAACTGCAGTCAGTGCCCGCACATGCGCCTGCACACGCTGGAAAAGCTGTACCTGGCGCTGCGCTACGAACAACCCGAAATCACCATGGACGAGGAGCTCCGGCAGCGGGCGCTGCGTCCGATTCTGCGCATGCTGGAGATGAGCCGGGACATCCGGTAGCTACAGGGTCCAGCGAAAGCCTACCATGGGCTCAAAACGGCGTTGTACCAGGTAGCGTCGGGTACCATCAGGAGCCGGGCGCAGGCGTTCGAACGTGTAGCGTGCGTGGATCAGCAGCCAGAGCAGACGGCTCAGACGGTAGCGCACCTCAAACAGGAGCCAGCTCTGATCCCCCATTTTCTGCAGGAGGGAGAAGAAGTCGCTCAGGCCGGCACGGCTGATTCCTGTCTGAAACCGCAGCTCACGCGTGCGCAGGAACAGTCGCAGATGGAATGTGCTGAGGCGCTGGGTACCGTAATGGCGACGGAAAAAGTACCAGAGCTCGAAGCTGTAAGGAAAGAGCAGGTGAATTTCAAGAAAAAACGCGTTGCCTCCCCGCGCCTCATCGAGGGCAACGCCAGCGTAACGGTTGACGCTCGGAGGAGCGTCGGACGCCAGAATACGGGCCTGCAGATTGTGCACCGGATAGAACGGCCCCACAAAGCCAGGCAGAAACGCCTCGCCGTCATAATCCAGCCCCAGGCGAAGCTGAAAGGTCATCAGATCGATAAAGTTGGGACTCTGGAAGGCGGTGCCCAGGCGTAGCCCACTGCCGTAACGGCGGTAGTGAGCCAGGCTGACGAAGGGCATCAGGGCGAAGGAGTGGGCCCGCAGCGTGTTGAAGGTCAGATCGACGTTGAACGCCTCGAAACGGGCAGGCGAACGAAAGGCTGGATCACGCACGTAGCTAAAGCCCAGCGTGAAGGACTGGGTCCGGGAATCGGTCGCCCAGAAGAAAGGACGCAGGCCGATACGCAGGCCGGCCACCTGATCGGTCAACAGATCGGCGGTAAAAAATTCCAGATCGAGGAAGCGGTCGGACCAGCCCAGCTCCAGCCCAATGGTGCGGTCGTCCCAGGCCGTTGTGGTATTGAAAAAATCCACCACGTGTCCGGTGCCCAGCCGCGTGCGGGTCAGGGGGCCCAGGCGCAGATGTACGGGACGATAGCGCGGCGGATTGTAGCGCAGAAAATCAATCAGCCGCAGTACATCGTAGGGGCTGTCGAAGTCCGGTCGGTAGGCGCCGTACAGGCCGGTGCGCAGCGCAGCGTCAAGACGGCCCGTGAGGGAGCGGGTAACGAAGGTAAGCACCCAGCGCGTGCCCAGTCGCCAGTGGGCGCCGATCAGAGAGGTACCGCCCCATCCTTCCAGCTGCTGGAGGCGACGCCACCAGACGCGTTGTACCTGCTCGGCCGGGTCGTCGGCCGAACCAAAACGAAATGGCTGCCAGAGCGTCTGCGCCTGAAGCGGCGCCATGTACAAAAGCAGCCATCCGAAAACGAACCAGAAGAGGCGCAGCGGCATAGGCGACAGCTACCGGCGTCCGATCTAAAGATACGCGATATGGTGGTAAAGAATCCCTGTCAAGCTGTACGCAGCGCGGAAACCCGTACGGTCAGCTGGTCATTTAGGTGTTTCTCGGTGTGGGGCAGAGAGGAACCACGGTGTCATGCTGATTGAACGCTTACCCCTTTTTCCGCTGGAGGTGGTGCTGTATCCCGGCGAACAACTCCCCTTGCACATTTTTGAACCCCGGTATCGCACCTTGATTTCTCGCTGTATCGAGACAGATCAGCCCTTTGGCATCGTGCTGGCCGAGGCGGGCAAGCTGGCGCAGGTGGGATCGCTGGCGCGCGTTACCCGGGTGTTGACCCGCTATAGTGATGGCCGTATGGATATTCTGGTGACCGGGGAGGACCGTTTCCGGATCACGCAGCTCTATTCAGCGCAGCCTTACCTGACGGCCGATGTTGAGCGGATCGTCGAACCCTGGGAGACGCCGAAACAGGCGCTACGCGAACGCCTGATCACCCAGCATATGCGCCTGCTGGAGCTGGTCGGTCGCACCGTGCGCCCGTCACGCTATCAGAACGTGCGCTATCTTTCCTACGTAATTGCTCCCAATGCCGGGCTCACCCTCCAGCAGCAACAGGAAGTGTTGGAGTTGCTGACAGAGAATGAACGGATAGCGTATCTTGTGGCACATCTGGAACGACTGCTGCCGCAGGTGGAGCAGATGGAAATGGTACGACGGCGGGTGCAGTCGAACGGACATTTTCCAGAAGGTAGAACATCCGATCCACCGAAGTAACGGAGTCGGTACGATGCCACGCATTGGATGCTATACGCTCTATACGGTAG contains:
- a CDS encoding LON peptidase substrate-binding domain-containing protein encodes the protein MLIERLPLFPLEVVLYPGEQLPLHIFEPRYRTLISRCIETDQPFGIVLAEAGKLAQVGSLARVTRVLTRYSDGRMDILVTGEDRFRITQLYSAQPYLTADVERIVEPWETPKQALRERLITQHMRLLELVGRTVRPSRYQNVRYLSYVIAPNAGLTLQQQQEVLELLTENERIAYLVAHLERLLPQVEQMEMVRRRVQSNGHFPEGRTSDPPK